The following are encoded together in the Lathyrus oleraceus cultivar Zhongwan6 chromosome 3, CAAS_Psat_ZW6_1.0, whole genome shotgun sequence genome:
- the LOC127131677 gene encoding uncharacterized protein LOC127131677: MADGRRGRGRPRTQNSDSEPPSGSEGFQGPQFMQQMQQQQNQFMQQMMQQWNGGLHPQGVPPVAVGGSFRDFFRMNPPEFHGGLNPVKARKWITGMERIFRIVHCSEENKVVFASHMMKGSAYFPSSLRTRKEFEFQQLKQGTMSVAAYAEKFEDMAAYSRQAAYAPDERQCYVAENSLKKVQEERGQYRSGQRDQGRPGNQFRPRSQAFKGKQVQHARPNQPPQCQVCKKYHFGRYDVSGIRCFTCHREGHMSRECPQNKNQMQGRSVGRVYTLDARKAKSNNALIVGTCFINNHPCFVLFDCGATHSFISIRCMKRIGLQAIPLSPRMVVTTAMDDVVETPLICENCSISVNGKVFQIDLIFLPLKKVDVVLGMDCLSANSVFIGCEEKLIIIPSSEATPKDVITTILEGTVGMINFLFENEKSVLLDVSSLPPEREVEFSIDLVPGTAPISVSLYRMAPLELRELKNQLEELLTKHFIRPSVSPWGAPVLLVKKKDGSMRLCIDYRQLNKVTIKNKYPLARIDDLLDQLKGACVFSKIDLRSGYHQIRVKSLDVPKTAFRT, from the exons ATGGCTGACGGACGCAGAGGTCGTGGTAGACCCAGAACCCAGAATTCGGACTCTGAACCGCCAAGTGGTAGTGAAGGTTTTCAAGGGCCTCAGTTTATGcaacagatgcaacaacaacaaaatcaattCATGCAACAAATGATGCAACAGTGGAATGGTGGTTTGCATCCTCAAGGAGTTCCACCGGTAGCTGTAGGTGGTAGTTTCCGAGATTTCTTCCGCATGAATCCTCCAGAATTCCATGGTGGGCTGAATCCTGTGAAGGCTCGGAAGTGGATAACCGGCATGGAAAGGATTTTTCGGATAGTGCATTGTAGTGAAGAAAATAAGGTTGTGTTTGCTTCTCACATGATGAAGGGTTCAGCT TATTTTCCTAGTTCTTTGAGGACTCGGAaagagtttgaatttcaacaGCTCAAGCAGGGAACTATGTCAGTAGCTGCGTATGCTGAGAAGTTCGAAGATATGGCTGCTTATTCTAGACAAGCTGCGTACGCACCGGATGAGAG GCAATGTTATGTGGCTGAGAATAGTTTGAAGAAAGTTCAAGAAGAAAGGGGTCAGTACAGGAGTGGGCAGAGAGACCAAGGAAGGCCAGGAAATCAGTTCAGGCCTAGATCTCAGGCTTTCAAAGGAAAACAGGTGCAACATGCAAGACCTAACCAACCTCCTCAATGTCAAGTATGTAAGAAGTATCATTTTGGAAGATATGATGTAAGTGGAATTAGGTGTTTTACTTGTCATAGGGAGGGACACATGTCTAGGGAATGTCCTCAGAATAAGAATCAGATGCAGGGGAGGAGCGTCGGTCGAGTTTATACTTTGGATGCAAGGAAGGCTAAGAGCAACAATGCCTTAATTGTTGGTACGTGTTTCATCAATAATCATCCTTGTTTTGTATTGTTTGATTGTGGGGCGACACACTCTTTTATATCAATTCGGTGCATGAAGCGTATTGGCTTGCAAGCAATTCCCTTGTCTCCTCGTATGGTGGTTACTACCGCCATGGATGATGTGGTTGAAACACcgttgatttgtgaaaattgttcgATATCGGTAAATGGTAAAGTTTTTCAGATTGATCTAATTTTTTTACCACTTAAGAAGGTTGATGTGGTTTTGGGGATGGATTGTCTTTCCGCCAACTCGGTGTTTATTGGTTGTGAAGAGAAGTTGATTATCATTCCATCTAGTGAAGCTACTCCAAAGGATGTGATAACTACAATCTTGGAAGGTACAGTTGGCATGATTAATTTCTTATTTGAGAATGAAAAGTCAGTTCTCTTG GATGTTTCCTCTCTTCCTCCTGAAAGGGAAGTGGAATTCTctattgatctggtacctggGACGGCTCCAATCTCTGTCTCTCTGTATCGCATGGCGCCACTAGAGTTGAGAGAGTTGAAAAATCAATTGGAAGAGTTGCTAACTAAGCATTTTATCCGACCTAGTGTCTCACcatggggagctccagtgttaCTAGTAAAGAAGAAGGACGGTAGTATGCGGTTGTGTATTGATTATCGCCAGTTGAATAAAGTTACCATCAAGAACAAGTACCCTCTGGCTCGGATAGACGATTTGTTAGATCAGTTGAAAGGAGCCTGCGTGTTCTCGAAGATTGATCTACGATCGGGCTATCATCAAATAAGAGTTAAGAGTTTGGATGTGCCGAAGACCGCATTTAGAACCTGA